A genomic region of Methanobacterium sp. SMA-27 contains the following coding sequences:
- a CDS encoding sister chromatid cohesion protein PDS5, giving the protein MGFYDLSKEERQKIVKETENNILTAINDSAEKLDKKLVPDVILDYASDGDTYIRKNAYMAISRIYLGHNDLREKILQILDNMLENPEERVRQTSVYSMGEIGKKDTNCVMKKFERAIKDKHPSVRNAVIGALKQMGQKNPEPTFNFARKHLHDEDPEIRRVVIHGIELRGRTHPGEVLTLLKELQDEEVKSVRNMIVHVIGQISYKEECLEKVVNSLKNWHNKELVCDAAKEILLVHIRYKFAVRSPEYAEEYIKKHLT; this is encoded by the coding sequence ATGGGATTTTATGATTTATCAAAGGAGGAAAGACAGAAAATTGTCAAGGAAACTGAAAACAATATACTAACTGCAATAAATGATTCAGCTGAAAAATTGGATAAAAAGTTAGTTCCTGATGTTATATTGGATTATGCATCTGATGGCGACACATACATTAGAAAAAATGCTTATATGGCAATAAGTAGGATATATTTAGGGCATAATGATTTGCGGGAAAAAATACTTCAAATTTTAGATAACATGCTTGAAAATCCTGAAGAAAGAGTTAGACAAACATCTGTATATTCCATGGGTGAAATAGGAAAAAAGGATACAAATTGTGTAATGAAAAAGTTTGAAAGAGCTATAAAAGACAAACACCCTTCTGTTAGAAATGCTGTTATAGGTGCACTGAAACAGATGGGTCAAAAAAACCCAGAACCAACATTTAATTTTGCAAGAAAACATTTGCACGATGAAGATCCTGAAATTCGAAGGGTAGTTATCCATGGAATTGAACTCAGGGGTAGAACCCATCCTGGTGAAGTTTTAACACTTTTAAAAGAATTACAAGATGAAGAAGTGAAGAGCGTTCGAAATATGATTGTACATGTGATTGGACAGATTAGCTATAAAGAAGAATGTCTTGAAAAGGTAGTTAATAGTTTGAAAAACTGGCATAACAAGGAACTTGTTTGTGACGCAGCTAAAGAGATATTGCTGGTTCACATCAGATACAAATTTGCAGTAAGATCACCGGAATATGCCGAAGAGTATATAAAAAAACATTTAACATGA
- a CDS encoding zinc ribbon domain-containing protein — MICKNCGEEIRNRENYCPSCGMELSVPYSKSLKEKYIAGEYQDHQEEHIIRKNNQTENEYRPRKDTADYEQYDDQTLEEYETKESGSSGIFTVTFLFLIMALLFGFVIGMIIFSGIFTGISKI; from the coding sequence ATGATATGCAAAAACTGTGGTGAAGAAATCAGGAATAGAGAAAATTACTGTCCCAGTTGTGGAATGGAACTATCAGTTCCCTATTCTAAATCACTAAAAGAGAAATATATTGCCGGGGAATATCAAGACCATCAAGAGGAACACATTATCCGCAAAAATAACCAGACTGAAAATGAATATCGTCCTAGAAAAGATACTGCTGACTATGAGCAGTACGATGATCAAACACTAGAAGAATATGAAACAAAAGAATCGGGTTCATCAGGAATTTTTACAGTAACTTTTTTGTTTTTAATTATGGCCCTTCTTTTTGGTTTTGTTATTGGAATGATTATATTCTCAGGAATATTCACAGGAATTTCCAAAATTTAA
- a CDS encoding methanogenesis marker 16 metalloprotein — translation MRIRSIEEINKKIKKGDATVLTAEEVSLLVREGNSPKAEDVDVVTTGTCGIMSGTAAILHVPVADPGAFKKAKNIFLNGVPGFPGPCPNEWLGSVDLIIYGTAHSIYDSGYGGGFLFKDIVGGNEIEVEVESTEGEIFKSTTSIKDIGTAQMIGTRLAFKNYNSFTNPSEEVVSSIFHAIDMEGPFKGLSVSGCGQLNPLQNDPVMRSICSGSKILLNGSEGIVIGRGTRSSNEKPNLMLTADMKDMDPHYLGGFKTGAGPEVFDSVAAAIPILDQSTLEQTFILNKDIVLPVTDIRGRHKVLGSTNYGEVWEGSDERPVYHPENCLNCETCIVRERCPTGAYTNILNTQRCFGCGMCAYSCPNNAFTMESGSVRFDVDDKSIGMPIICRQSDIKRAREVTAELKRKIENGNFILNSCFE, via the coding sequence ATGAGGATCCGCAGTATAGAAGAGATAAATAAAAAGATCAAAAAAGGAGATGCAACAGTTCTCACAGCTGAGGAAGTATCTTTACTAGTTCGTGAAGGGAATAGTCCCAAAGCAGAGGATGTTGATGTTGTAACCACAGGTACTTGTGGAATAATGTCTGGAACAGCTGCAATACTCCATGTTCCAGTAGCGGATCCTGGTGCTTTTAAAAAAGCAAAAAATATTTTTTTAAACGGTGTACCTGGATTTCCTGGACCCTGTCCAAATGAATGGCTTGGATCCGTTGATTTGATAATATATGGAACTGCGCACAGTATCTACGATAGTGGATATGGTGGAGGATTCTTATTTAAAGACATTGTTGGTGGAAATGAAATAGAAGTTGAAGTAGAATCAACTGAAGGTGAAATATTTAAATCAACAACCAGCATCAAAGACATTGGAACAGCCCAGATGATAGGGACAAGATTAGCCTTCAAAAATTATAATTCATTTACAAATCCGTCAGAAGAAGTGGTATCATCCATCTTCCATGCTATAGATATGGAAGGTCCATTTAAAGGTCTTTCAGTTTCAGGGTGTGGTCAGCTGAACCCTCTACAAAATGATCCAGTGATGAGATCCATATGTTCAGGTTCTAAGATTTTGTTAAACGGAAGCGAAGGTATTGTAATCGGTCGTGGAACAAGAAGTAGCAATGAAAAACCTAATCTAATGTTAACGGCAGATATGAAAGATATGGACCCCCATTATTTAGGTGGTTTTAAAACAGGTGCTGGACCTGAAGTATTTGACAGTGTTGCTGCTGCAATACCAATTCTAGACCAAAGTACTTTAGAACAAACATTTATACTCAACAAAGACATTGTACTCCCAGTTACAGATATACGTGGGCGTCATAAAGTATTAGGATCCACAAATTATGGGGAAGTTTGGGAAGGTTCTGACGAAAGACCTGTGTATCATCCAGAAAATTGTCTAAACTGTGAAACTTGCATTGTGCGTGAAAGATGCCCTACCGGTGCTTACACAAATATTCTAAACACCCAAAGATGTTTCGGTTGTGGAATGTGTGCATATTCATGTCCTAACAATGCATTTACAATGGAATCTGGAAGTGTGAGATTCGATGTTGATGATAAATCCATTGGAATGCCGATTATATGCAGACAGTCAGATATTAAAAGAGCACGCGAAGTAACAGCCGAACTTAAAAGAAAAATAGAAAATGGGAATTTTATTTTAAACAGTTGTTTTGAATGA
- the alaS gene encoding alanine--tRNA ligase produces MSRQLEELGYTKKTCATCGNDFWSIGDRETCGDAPCDKYEFIGNPATSKKYDLFDIQKEFNNFFKERGHTPIKRYPVLAKRWRDDVFLVGASIYDFQPWVTSGLVEPPANPLVIAQPSIRLNDVDNVGRTGRHMTCFTMGAHHAFNTEEDMVYWKDETVKYCHDFITHIGIDPSEITYIESWWEGGGNAGPCYEICVRGVELATLVFIQYKTTPEGLEEIPLKIVDTGYGLERFAWISQGTPTAYDASFGPVIDKLKKLAGVELNEQILGENARIAGMMDIEDIADLKELRLRVAEKLQISAEELKNATEPMEAVYVIADHTRCLCFMLADGVIPSNVKEGYLARLVLRRTIRFMKDLELKESLCDIMKIQLDFLSRTYPEIKDQQNHILNVVTLEEKRYGKTISKGRQLVKKSIKDLKKENKDEIPVEMLIKLYDSHGMPPETIEEIAISEKFKAAVPDNFYTLVAEEHAEEVVEQKKIVKLNFPETDLIFYDKPHKTEFEAGIVGFHENNVILDRTIFYPEGGGQPSDVGFIRVKGNKMDKFPVTHAEKVQGIVLHRMDQKDIAKLKPFKGSRITGEIDPSRRTSLTQNHTATHLIVAAARKVLGDHVWQAGAQKGVKKSRIDLAHYKRIENTEIQEIELITNRLVMRNYHVHTKWMNRTQAEKKYGFRLYQGGVVPGANIRTVKIDDIDVQACAGTHVKQTGDIGLIKITRTERIQDGVERLEFSAGEAAVKAVQINDDLLNDSSNVFKVPPEQLPKTSDRFFTEWKGFKNDIERLKEEIAGLKIGSLVNYAVEICDTPVLCRVVEADMNELVKIATDITGKDGGVDVVIIGNSEGKIVGASSKNAMGKGVKVHLIIKESAAILGGGGGGRPNLAQGAGPNFDKIQEALEFALTKIKEILG; encoded by the coding sequence ATGTCTCGCCAGCTAGAAGAACTAGGATATACAAAGAAAACATGTGCAACCTGTGGAAATGACTTTTGGTCCATTGGGGATAGGGAAACTTGTGGGGATGCACCCTGCGATAAATATGAATTCATAGGGAACCCTGCAACATCTAAAAAATATGATCTATTCGATATTCAGAAGGAATTCAATAACTTCTTTAAGGAAAGAGGACACACCCCAATCAAACGATACCCCGTCCTCGCAAAAAGGTGGAGAGACGATGTTTTTCTTGTTGGGGCATCAATATACGATTTCCAACCTTGGGTTACCTCGGGTCTTGTTGAACCTCCTGCAAATCCACTGGTTATTGCACAACCATCAATAAGGCTGAACGATGTTGATAATGTAGGTAGAACAGGTCGACATATGACATGCTTTACTATGGGTGCACATCATGCATTCAATACAGAAGAGGATATGGTATACTGGAAGGATGAAACTGTAAAATACTGTCATGATTTTATAACACATATAGGAATAGATCCATCCGAAATAACCTACATAGAATCATGGTGGGAAGGTGGGGGAAATGCAGGACCCTGTTATGAAATATGTGTTCGAGGCGTGGAACTTGCAACACTTGTTTTCATCCAATACAAAACAACACCAGAAGGACTTGAAGAAATTCCACTCAAAATTGTTGATACTGGTTATGGTCTTGAAAGATTTGCATGGATATCTCAAGGAACACCCACAGCTTATGATGCTTCATTTGGACCAGTGATAGACAAGCTTAAAAAACTTGCCGGTGTTGAATTAAACGAACAAATACTTGGAGAAAATGCTCGAATCGCAGGTATGATGGATATAGAAGACATAGCAGATTTGAAAGAACTCCGGCTAAGAGTTGCTGAAAAACTTCAAATCTCTGCAGAAGAACTTAAAAATGCAACAGAACCCATGGAAGCAGTTTATGTTATTGCAGATCATACCAGATGCCTTTGTTTCATGCTTGCAGATGGAGTTATACCATCAAATGTTAAGGAGGGTTATCTAGCAAGGCTTGTTCTTAGAAGGACCATAAGATTCATGAAAGATCTTGAACTCAAAGAGTCACTATGTGACATTATGAAAATACAGTTAGACTTCCTTTCAAGGACATATCCAGAGATCAAAGATCAACAAAATCATATACTCAATGTTGTGACATTAGAAGAAAAAAGATATGGGAAAACCATTTCAAAAGGTAGACAGCTAGTTAAAAAGAGCATTAAAGATCTTAAAAAAGAAAATAAAGATGAAATACCTGTTGAAATGCTTATCAAACTCTATGATTCACATGGAATGCCCCCTGAAACTATTGAGGAAATAGCAATATCAGAAAAATTTAAAGCAGCGGTTCCAGACAACTTTTACACTCTGGTTGCTGAAGAACATGCAGAAGAAGTTGTAGAACAGAAAAAAATAGTTAAACTGAATTTTCCTGAAACTGATCTCATATTCTATGACAAACCACATAAAACAGAATTTGAAGCTGGAATAGTTGGATTCCATGAAAACAATGTTATACTCGATAGAACCATATTCTATCCTGAAGGCGGAGGTCAACCATCCGATGTAGGATTTATTCGAGTTAAAGGGAATAAAATGGATAAATTCCCAGTTACACATGCAGAAAAAGTTCAGGGAATTGTACTCCATAGAATGGATCAAAAGGACATTGCAAAATTGAAACCATTCAAAGGATCACGTATTACTGGAGAGATCGATCCATCAAGAAGAACATCTCTAACACAGAATCACACAGCAACCCATTTAATTGTTGCTGCAGCCCGGAAAGTACTTGGCGATCATGTATGGCAAGCAGGAGCCCAAAAAGGTGTTAAAAAGTCTAGGATCGATCTAGCCCATTATAAAAGAATTGAAAACACCGAAATTCAGGAGATTGAGCTTATTACAAATAGGCTTGTAATGAGAAATTATCATGTCCACACCAAATGGATGAACAGAACCCAAGCTGAAAAGAAGTATGGTTTCAGACTTTATCAGGGAGGAGTTGTTCCAGGTGCAAATATAAGAACTGTTAAAATAGATGATATTGATGTTCAGGCTTGTGCAGGAACCCATGTAAAACAGACAGGCGATATTGGTCTTATAAAAATTACAAGAACAGAAAGGATTCAAGACGGAGTAGAAAGACTTGAGTTCTCGGCTGGAGAAGCTGCTGTTAAGGCTGTTCAAATAAATGATGATCTTTTAAATGATAGCAGCAATGTATTCAAAGTACCTCCTGAACAGCTCCCAAAAACCAGTGATCGTTTTTTCACCGAATGGAAAGGCTTTAAAAATGATATTGAAAGGCTCAAAGAAGAGATTGCAGGGTTAAAGATTGGTAGTCTTGTAAACTATGCAGTAGAAATTTGTGATACCCCCGTATTGTGCCGAGTAGTAGAGGCCGACATGAACGAACTTGTGAAGATCGCAACCGACATCACGGGAAAAGATGGTGGGGTTGATGTGGTTATAATTGGAAATAGTGAAGGTAAGATCGTTGGTGCTTCCTCCAAGAATGCCATGGGTAAAGGGGTTAAGGTACATCTGATCATCAAAGAATCTGCAGCCATACTTGGTGGAGGAGGTGGTGGAAGACCAAACCTTGCACAAGGAGCTGGTCCGAACTTTGATAAAATTCAAGAAGCATTAGAATTTGCATTAACCAAAATTAAAGAGATTTTGGGTTGA
- the rpl12p gene encoding 50S ribosomal protein P1, with translation MEYIYAAMLLHTTGQEINEENVKKVLEAAGAEVDEARVKALIAALEDVDIEDAIQKTAVAAPAAAAATTPAAAEEEAEEEEDEEEKEEEAAAGLGALFG, from the coding sequence ATGGAGTATATATACGCAGCAATGTTATTGCACACAACCGGTCAGGAAATTAACGAAGAAAACGTGAAGAAAGTCTTAGAAGCAGCAGGCGCAGAAGTTGACGAAGCAAGAGTTAAAGCATTAATTGCAGCTCTAGAAGATGTTGACATCGAAGATGCTATACAAAAAACTGCAGTAGCTGCACCAGCAGCCGCAGCAGCAACAACACCAGCAGCCGCTGAAGAAGAGGCAGAAGAAGAAGAGGACGAAGAAGAAAAAGAAGAAGAAGCTGCAGCCGGTCTCGGCGCTCTCTTTGGATAA
- a CDS encoding 50S ribosomal protein L10, whose product MPHVAEWKKEEVASLKKLIESHEVVGMANLSDIPAPQLQKMRRSLKDSATLKMSRKTLMSLALNSSDKENITALEEHMDGQPALIFTNMNPFKLYKILEGSKTAAPAKAGSIAPEDIVVPKGDTAFKPGPILGELQKSGIPAKIEKGKIVITNDKTIVAAGEPIPRDVASILTRLEIFPLEVGIDLRAAYEDQTVYTSDILTIDEEKTLADIQKAFTQGLNLSVEAMIFNKESVPVLLQKAATQSLNLALNAEILNSKTRDILLARAYAQMLSVAAEASAKDENAVDDEIREKLSSNSTKVETKEDNEPGKDEEEAEEEEGDAAAGLGALFG is encoded by the coding sequence ATGCCTCATGTTGCTGAATGGAAGAAAGAAGAAGTAGCAAGCCTCAAGAAACTAATTGAAAGCCATGAAGTAGTGGGTATGGCTAACCTTTCAGATATACCAGCCCCTCAGCTACAGAAAATGCGCAGATCACTCAAAGACAGTGCAACACTGAAGATGTCAAGGAAAACTCTTATGAGCCTTGCATTGAACAGCTCTGATAAAGAGAACATAACTGCGCTTGAAGAGCACATGGATGGACAACCTGCCTTGATATTCACAAACATGAATCCATTTAAACTTTACAAGATTCTTGAAGGCAGTAAAACAGCAGCCCCTGCTAAGGCAGGAAGTATAGCACCAGAGGATATTGTTGTTCCTAAGGGAGATACAGCATTTAAACCAGGTCCAATACTTGGTGAGCTTCAAAAGAGTGGTATTCCTGCAAAAATAGAAAAGGGAAAAATTGTTATAACCAATGACAAAACCATTGTAGCCGCTGGAGAACCTATTCCAAGGGATGTTGCAAGCATACTCACAAGGCTTGAAATTTTCCCATTAGAAGTTGGAATTGATCTTCGTGCAGCTTATGAGGATCAAACTGTTTATACCTCTGATATATTAACAATAGACGAGGAAAAAACCTTAGCAGATATTCAAAAAGCATTTACTCAGGGATTAAACCTTTCAGTAGAAGCAATGATATTCAACAAGGAATCTGTACCAGTATTACTCCAGAAAGCTGCTACACAGTCGTTAAACCTTGCTTTAAACGCAGAAATATTAAATTCAAAAACAAGGGACATACTGCTTGCCAGAGCATATGCACAGATGCTATCTGTTGCAGCCGAAGCATCAGCTAAGGATGAAAATGCAGTAGACGACGAGATTCGTGAAAAACTGAGTTCAAACTCTACTAAGGTTGAAACCAAAGAAGATAACGAACCAGGAAAAGATGAAGAAGAAGCTGAAGAAGAGGAAGGGGATGCAGCAGCAGGACTCGGCGCTCTATTCGGCTGA
- a CDS encoding 50S ribosomal protein L1: MKQEILEAVKKAKADSKPRNFTQSVDVVITIKDLDVKKPENRIDEEVFLPSGRGKDVSIVFIAEGELALQAKNAGADLVITKEDLEAFGKDRKAAKKVANKHDFFVAQADLMPFVGRFLGPVLGPRKKMPKPVPASAKPEPLMERLKNTAKVRMKDQPVIQAIVGTQDMDDELIAANIEAVLDILDRKLEKGRSQIKSMYVKTTMGPVAKVI, from the coding sequence ATGAAACAAGAGATATTGGAAGCGGTGAAGAAGGCTAAAGCGGATTCAAAGCCGAGAAACTTCACACAATCCGTTGATGTTGTAATAACCATCAAGGATTTAGACGTGAAAAAGCCAGAAAACCGTATAGACGAAGAAGTGTTTCTCCCAAGTGGCCGTGGTAAAGACGTATCGATTGTCTTTATAGCAGAAGGAGAACTGGCTCTTCAAGCGAAAAATGCAGGTGCAGATCTTGTTATAACCAAAGAAGATTTAGAAGCCTTTGGAAAAGACAGGAAAGCAGCCAAAAAGGTTGCAAACAAGCATGATTTTTTCGTTGCACAGGCAGATCTCATGCCCTTCGTGGGTAGATTCCTAGGACCAGTTTTAGGGCCAAGGAAAAAGATGCCAAAGCCAGTTCCGGCCTCAGCTAAACCAGAACCGTTAATGGAGAGACTTAAAAATACAGCAAAAGTTAGAATGAAGGACCAACCAGTTATCCAAGCAATTGTCGGTACTCAAGATATGGATGATGAGCTCATTGCAGCTAATATTGAAGCAGTGCTTGATATATTGGACAGGAAACTTGAGAAAGGTAGAAGCCAAATAAAATCCATGTATGTAAAGACAACCATGGGTCCAGTAGCGAAGGTGATCTAA
- a CDS encoding 50S ribosomal protein L11, which translates to MAKETVEILIDGGKATPGPPLGPAIGPLGINMMQVVEEINKKTADFEGMKVPVKIVVDIGTKEFEVGVGTPPTTALIIDELNLEKGSQDPGLDKIADLKVEQALKIARMKFDALLSNDYKNAAKEVIGTCVSMGITVEGKDPRDVQKEIDQGVYDETLVQDT; encoded by the coding sequence ATGGCAAAAGAAACCGTAGAAATTCTTATAGACGGCGGAAAAGCAACACCAGGTCCACCATTAGGTCCTGCAATAGGTCCGCTGGGCATTAACATGATGCAAGTAGTTGAAGAGATCAACAAAAAAACAGCTGATTTCGAAGGCATGAAAGTACCAGTCAAGATAGTAGTTGACATAGGAACCAAAGAATTTGAAGTTGGAGTAGGTACACCACCAACCACTGCATTGATCATTGATGAACTCAATTTAGAAAAGGGATCACAAGATCCTGGACTTGACAAGATTGCAGATCTCAAGGTTGAACAGGCATTGAAGATCGCACGTATGAAGTTCGATGCACTATTATCAAATGACTATAAAAATGCTGCAAAAGAAGTTATTGGCACATGCGTAAGTATGGGAATAACTGTTGAAGGAAAAGATCCCCGAGACGTGCAGAAAGAGATAGACCAGGGAGTCTACGACGAAACACTCGTCCAAGATACCTAA
- a CDS encoding protein translocase SEC61 complex subunit gamma, with amino-acid sequence MNLNKKSIVDFIKLCQRVLHVSKKPGREEFMNVAKITGIGVLIIGAIGFIISIAAQLLGQI; translated from the coding sequence ATGAACTTGAATAAAAAATCTATCGTCGATTTTATAAAACTCTGTCAAAGAGTTCTGCATGTGTCCAAAAAACCAGGCAGAGAAGAATTCATGAATGTTGCAAAGATAACAGGGATAGGCGTCCTGATAATAGGTGCTATTGGCTTTATAATTAGCATAGCCGCTCAACTTTTAGGTCAAATTTAG